The DNA sequence TCTGCGCGATAGAAATTTTTAGTTTAGCCGCCACCTTTAATGTCCTTTTTTACACCACTTTCCTGCCTAATGCCTCAGCCTTCTCGAGTATGGTCGGCTCCTTTGACTTGACCAGGCCTTCTCGATATCGGCTAATTCGCCGACGACGAGATCGGCGCGTTTCAAATATGCGGCGGGCAGGCTAGTCGATACGGCCACGCAATACATCCCCGCCCTCTTCGCCGATTCTACTCCGTAAGGCGCATTCTCTACTACAACGCATTCCTCCGGCGCTACCTTCAGCATACGGGCGGCTTTCAGGTACGGCTCGGGGGAGGGCTTCCCCCTCCTGACATGGTTCCCGGCCACGATACAGTCGAACATATTGCGTATGGCCGGCGGGAGGATCTTCTTCACGTGTGTATCGCTCGATCCGGTGACAAGCCCGATAAGGCATCCCTTCTTTTTAAGGGCCGCGAGGATCTTCTCCACATCCTTAAATATATATCTCCTGAAATATTTTTTGAATACGCGCTGTCGAACCTTGAATATATCCCTTAAGAGGCGCCTGGTGGGCCTGACGCCCGCCCTCTTCATGAAAAAACGGAGGGATTTTTCCCACTTTTCGCCTTCTTTCTCGTAGACGTCGAAACAGCTTACCCTTACGCCGTACGGCCTCAAAGCCTCATACCACGCTATGAAATGGTACGGCATCGAATCGACTATCACGCCGTCCATGTCGAATATCACCGCACGCGGCTTCATCACTTCTCCTTCTTATCCTGCCTCTCAACCCACGCCTTGTAGGCCATTCCTCGCTCTGTCTGGATCTTTTCTATCGTCCGGCCGATCTCGTCATATTCCGGGTCGACGCCGTATTTGTAAGACCGCTGGTCTTTCTCCAGGCCTGCGACCTGTCCCTCGAGAGAATCGACGAGCCCGATAAGTTCGTCCCGGCTCATCGCGTTGAAATCGGGCACCTGAGGGGCTTGAGGGACCGCTACGCCAACTCTTATCGTCTCACGCAAATTGGGATGGACGTTATCGTCCACCAATCCTATCTCAAGCGAGTTCAAACCATTTTTCATCGCTTCCATCTGGTCCGTATTAAGTTTGAAGACGCATTGCTCACCCGGAATATCGCCGTCGGCAGCCAGCACAAGAAGCCCCAGTCCTATAGCCATGCCGGCCTTACCTATCCCCTGCTCAAGTCCGCTGCCGCTTACATGTACCTGTGTTCCTATAGCCGCGAAGACGACCGCCGCCGGGATACGGAAAAGCGACTCTTCCTTGACGAAGAACTTGCCGCTCGAATCGGGCCTTATTCTCTCGCCGCCTATATTCAATTTAATGCCGGAGATCTTCCACTTCCTGAACTCCGCGCCCTTGCCTGTGGCGATCGCGGAAACGCCGAGCGTCATGCCTTCAGGCGCGGGCCGGTAAAGCAACCCGACGTCACACGAGGCCTGTTCCAGCTTGAATCTCTTATACTCAAGAAGTTCCTCGGAAAACCCGGATACGGCGCCGGACGCGACTATCGCCAGGACGCATAATATTACGATCGGATATTTCATCGCCATGTGGCATGCGGCTTATTTCGCAGCGGAATACGGTGGTAGTCGAACTTTGAATGCCCTATAAGCATCGCGCCGAAACAGCTCGTCCTTTTTGACAGGCCCGCAAGGCGCCGCGCGTCATCGCTCATATTGACCGCCATGTGTACGTAGCCTGCCCAGCATGCGCCCAGGCCGTATGAGGCCGCGGCAAGCTCCATATAGGTAAGGGCTATCGTACATGCCTGCGGGGCGGTCATGTCGTCTTTAAGCGAATAGGTTAATATTAGGTGGGGGGCGCCGCGGCAGATCCAGTCATGCCCTTCGTCCCACGCCTTTATTATGTTTTCCATATGAAGCGCCGCGGCAAGCGGCGAGGCGGACTTTACGAGCGATCTCATCCATTCGATGGTAAGCTCCGCCATCTGCCGGACTTTTTGCGTATCGTATAATACGGCCCAACAGACCGGCTGCCTGTTAATTCCGGACGGGGCGTAAGAAGCTATATCGATAAGCTTTTCGATCGTTTGTTTTTCAACGGCTTCATCTTTGTAGACGCGGATGGATCTTCTTCCCTTTAAGAAAGGCTCTATTCTTTCGGGTCCGACGCGCCAATCGGATCTAAGCGTCGGGCATGACGCGGCGGGCATATCGGCAAGCGACAGCGCTCCGGAAGGGCATACGGCAACGCAGTGGCCGCATTTTATACACGCCTTCTCGCCCCACTCGATCATGACCGGCAGGCGGCTCACCCTGTCGATCTTCAGGATCTGCAGCGGGCATACGACGGCGCACTTGCCGTCTCCTCCGCATTTATCTTTATTAACAGTGATCGATGACATAAAGTATAAAGGATCTATCTTGCCAGGGTATAGGCCAGAGCGGATATCACCGCCGAACACGGGATCGTAAGTACCCACGCCCATACGATCCGCCCGGCGATGCCCCACTTGACCGCGCTTAAACGTTTGAGCGAACCTACACCCATTATGGCTCCGGTAATAGTGTGCGTAGTGCTTACCGGTATGCCGAATGCCGTCGATACGAACAATGTGATGGCCGCGCCGCCCTCGGCGCAGAATCCGTCCACAGGCCTCAGCTTCGCGACCTTCTGGCCCATCGTCTTGACTATCCGCCATCCGCCGAACATGGTACCGAGCGCGATAGCGCTATAACAAAGTACGACTACCCAGAACGGGATATGGAATGTGCCTCCCAATAGCCCCGCGCTGAACAGGAGGCTCGCGATTATACCCATCGTCTTCTGCGCGTCATTGCCTCCGTGTCCCATGCTGTATAAAGCGGCTGAGATGAGCTGGCCTTTCCTGAATATATGGTCTACCTTATGCGGCGAGCTGTTTTGAAATAACCTGTAAACGACAATGCCCAGCCCCAGACCCAGGATGAGACCTATAACCGGAGAAATGATAATAAACGCGACCGTTTTCAAGATGCCGTTCCATACCAGAGAGCCGGGCCCTGCCTTGACAAGCGCCGCTCCTATCATACCGCCTATCAGGGCGTGCGATGAACTCGTCGGCAACCCAAGATACCACGTTATGATATTCCATCCGCAGGCGCCTACGAGGGTCCCGAAGATGATCCCCTTATCGATTATCGTTATGTCTATTATACCTTTGCCTATGGTATTTGCGACATGAAGGCCGAAGAAGAGGAAGGCGACGAAATTGAAGAATGCGGCCCAGATTACGGCATACCGCGGTGAGAGCACACGCGTCGAGACGATAGTCGCGATGGAGTTTGCGGAATCATGAAAGCCGTTAAGGAAATCGAAGAGAAGGGCTAACGCTATTAAACCAAGTATCGCGAAAGTCATGAATTTAAGCCTGTTTTACGAGTATCGACTCCACTACATGCGCCACGTCTTCGCAGACATCGAGGACAGTTTCAGCTTCCTGGTATATCTCTTTCCACTTTATCACGGCGATAGGGTCTTTTGACGTCTCGAAAAGCTCCCCCAGCGCTTCGTCCCTCATGGAATCACCCACGTTCTCAAGACGGTTTATCTCCACGCATGCCCTTGAAACAAAATTCGGATGCTTTATCTTGCGCATGCCTTTTACGGCGCAGGCGACGGCGCGGACGGATTCCTCTATCACGTCGGCGAACTTTACAAGGTACTTGTCGACGCCGGATATCCTGTACACCTTCATACGGCTGACGATCGTATTGAGCATATCTACTATATCGTCTATCTCTTTCGCCAGGTAGTGGATGTCCTCGCGGTCAAACGGCGTTATGAACGTCTTATCGAGACGGTCGATAATATCATGCGCGACATCGTCGCCCTGGTGTTCCAGTTCGCGCATCTTATTGATCGCGCTTTCATCTATGACGCCCCCGGATGCCAATCCTTTGAAATAACCCGCGGCCTCAACGGCGCAGTCGACCTGCTTATCAAACAGGTCAAAAAAATTGTAGTCCTTCGGAAGAAAATTAAAACCCATCACATGCTCCTTTTTTGATCAATATTCTACCGAATCGATAAACGACCGGCTCTTTATCTTTTCCGGCTCCACTTCACCTGAGAAGACGCAGTCCGCGATATACTGTTTATTGCCGGAGGCAGGGCTCGCCACCTCAACCTGAGTGTGGGTCGCGTCTATCTCCTTAAAAAATATCCCGACCGGAGTGGTATTCGGATCGAGATAATATATGGCTATCATGTCCTTGGTCCTGGCGTATATCGGAGCCCTCGGCACTTTCTTAAGCAGCTTCTCGGTATTTTCATAGCATGTCTTGTAATCGCAATCGAGGACCTTGACGAGCGCGTCTTTCCGGCAAGCCTCTATGTCTTTCGTGGATATGCCCGCGACTACCTTCAGGTTCTCCCGGAAAGAGGCGCACCCGGACATCGACATAATAAGGACCGCTGACGCAAATATCACGGATAGATATGATGATCTCATACTACCACCCCTCGCCTGCTTTGTACTGCACCGCTATGCTCGTCACGACGCTGGAGCCGGAAGGCTCATCATAATATTCTATCGCTACGTAATCGCCCTTATTGATATCGGACAATTTTATATCGCTCGCGTCTTCCGCCGTGATGGTCGCGTTCTTATCTATGGAGAAGCCTGTATTTTTGATACCTCTTATCTTTATCTGCGATCCGCGATCGTCGACCGTCGTAACATAGCCTTCGACGGTCATCAACTCCCGGCCTTCGGCCTCATCCTGGCAATAGCATGGAGTCGCCGCGGCCGCGCACATCATGACCGTTAAAACAACCGCTATATTTTTTATCATATGTATATCCTCATTAAGATATGAATATTTTACCCGATAAGCGCGCATTTGACAAATAGAAACGTATGCGGGAGCCTATCTCTGCATCTTCAGGAAATACCCTTTCAAATATTCCGTCTCTGGTATCGCCCTGACTATGGGATGATCTTCCGCCTGATGGCATCTCTTAAGTATAGAGAACGACTTTCCCGCGGCGGCAGCCGACTCTTTCAATATCGTCGAAAAGGTCTCGTTGGGCATGCTGTGGGAACAGGAGAAAGTCGCCAGGATCCCTTCCTCCGCTAATGCCCCCATGGCAAGCGTGTTCAGTTCTTTATACCCCTTCGACGCGCTCACCAGGGATCCCCTTGTCTTTAAAAACGACGGGGGATCCACTATAACGAGGTCGAATTTTTCACCGGAAGCGTGTATCTCTTTTAATGCCTTGAACGCGTCCTCTTTTATGAATTCAATATTGCCGGAGACGCCGTTCAGGACAGCGTTCTTCCCGGCGAGAGAGAGCCATTCCCCTTTTATGTCGACGCCGCGGACACTCTTCGCGCCGTAGAGGGCGGCGGAGACCGAAAATGCCCCGGTATAGCAGAAGAGGTCGAGCGCGTTCTTCCCTTTCGCGAGGCCCTCCAGCCCAAGGCGCGACTTCCGCTGGTCCAGGTAAAAACCCGTCTTATGGCCGTTCTCTATGTCTACCAGGAACTTCGCCCGTCCTTCGCGTATCTCTATCACGGTATCTCCGGGCGCGCCGTGCCATATCTTGATGTCCTTCAATCCTTCGATCTTCCTGAAAGGAGATTCGCTCTTTTCGTACAGATGCTTCGGTTTTAATATCGACATGAGGCCGTCTATAATGACAGGTTTGAACTTCTCCATGCCGAGCGTCAGGACCTGGAATACCGCCGTATCGCGGTATATGTCGACTATCAGCCCCGGCAAAGCGTCCGCTTCGCTGAATATCACCCTGTACGCGTCGGTCACGCCCGACAGAGGCTCTCTCTTCTTATAGGCCGCCTCTATCCGGTGGTGAAAGAACTCTTTGTCTATCCCGGCCTTTTCAAAACTGAGTATCCTGACGGAGATCTCCGACCTGGGATTATAGTACCCGACGCCGATAAATTTGTTCCCGGAGTCTACTATTGAAACGAGTTCTCCCGGCTTTATGGCGGCATCGGTCTTGCGGACCTGGTTCTTGAATATCCACGGGTGGCCGGGCATTATCCTGCCGAGCCTGCCGCTTCTTAATTGTATCGTCTTATCCCCCATAACCTTCCCTTCCTCACAACCAGCCGCAGAACGCGAATGCCGCTATCGTCTTGGCGTCCACTATCCTGCCTTCCCTGAACAGCTTCCTGATCCCGCTTTTTGTGAATACGCGGGACTCTATCACTTCGTCTTTCTCGTTCTTAAGTTCCGCCTTCTTAAGGCGCCGGGCTTTATATATGAATATCCGCTCTGTCGAATATCCGGGAACCGGATATATCTTCCCGAGAAGCGTGAATTTTCCGGCCGAGTATCCGATCTCTTCCACGATCTCCCGCTTCGCGCACTCGAGCGGGGTTTCATTGCCGTCGATAGTGCCGGCCGGCAGTTCATAGATATAAGAATTAATGACGGGCCTTAACTGCCTCAGCAACACCACTTTGTCTTTGGATAGAAGAGGAACGATAAGGCTCGCCCCTGGATGTTTTATCGTCTCGAGAGTTGCTACATATCCGTTCGGGAGCTTCACACGTTTCACGATCAGCTTTATCAGCCTGCCGTTAAATACCACTTTATCTTTTCGCGCTTTCATATCAGTCCCGGGCCCTCAAGTACAGGTTGAGGCCCCTTTCTTTTAAATAGTCGAGCTTACCCCTTAAATCCGTTTCCTGATTGGTGGGGTACACGGCGAATCCGGCCGACGCATTGGCGGATGGCACGTCTTCATATTGAAGGTACCTCTCCACCCACATCATTTTACCATAAATTAGCGTCCTTAGGTTATCTGTATCGGCCCGGTCCAGGGGAAATGATCCTATTATTAAAATGGCTAATATTAGCGGGAAGACCAGGTTCGCGTTTGCCGGCGCGAAGATAAATAGCCAATATGCCCGGTATAACATAAGGCATATAACGCGAGTACGCGTAGTAGTACCCGGCGGAACTCGCCCTGCCTACAATAACTAGCGAGCCGATATAGGTCCTTCGTCGGACTGCAGTCTAACTGCATCCTCCTCAGGATCATTTTTTGCCCCGACAAAGTCTACAGGAAAAAAATGGTGCCGAGAGGCAGAATTGAACTGCCTACGCCCGCGTTTTCAGCGCGGCGCTCTACCAATGAGCTATCTCGGCACTATTGTATGACTTCTGGTGCTAATTTTTAAATAACCTAACACAAAACAAAAATTCCGTCAATACTATTTTCCCGCCCCGGGGTATTCCACCCCTTTCAGCCTGTCGACGTAATGCCCGGCGTTGAATGCCGCAGTGGCGCCGTCGCCTGTCGCCGTAACGACCTGCCTCAGGAGCTTCTTCCTTATATCGCCGCAGGCAAATATGCCGTCTACAGACGTCCGCATATCGTCATCCGTGACTACATATCCTTTTTCGTCCGTCTTTACCACATTCTTTACGACATCGGAATTAGGCGTAATTCCTATGAAAATAAATACCCCGCTCGCCTTCAATTCGCCTGTTTTACCGGTATTTACGTCTTTTATCTTAACAGCTTCACACTTGCCCTTGCCGGTTATCTCCGTCGCCACAGAATCAAGACACAATTCTATCTTTTTGTTCTCTCTCACCCGCTCCTGCAGTATCTTTGTCGCCCTTAACATGTTTCGGCGGTGGACGATCGTCACCTTGTTAACGAATTTCGTCAAGAATAACGCGTCTTCGAGGGCCGTGTCTCCTCCGCCGACGACTACGACGTCCTTACCCTTGAAGAGCGGCCCATCGCATGTAGCGCAATAAGAGACGCCCCTGCCCGTCAGCTCTTTCTCTCCGGGTATGCCCAATAAATTCCATCGCGCGCCCGTCGCTATTATCAGGGAGAGGGTTTTCAGTTCTCCGCCTTCGGCAAGCTTAACCGAGAACGCGCCCTTATCGTCCTTATTTCCCGCAACGGCAATAGCTTCCGCCGTCCTTACCTCGAGTCCGAAACGGCATGCCTGTTTAGCCATCCAATCCGAAAGCTCCGCCCCGCCTATCCCGTCAGGAAATCCGGGAAAATTCTCTATCCTCTCGGTCAACAGCGCCTGGCCGCCGCACAGGCCGGACTTCTCCAGCAGCACGGCCTTCATCCGCGCCCTCGATGCGTAGAGGCCCGCCGTCAGTCCCGCCGGCCCGCCGCCGGCTATAACGACGTCAAAAATTTCACTCATGACTTTCCGAGTTTGATGTAGTACTTACCGTAATAATATTCATTCAAGTTCTCGCCTTTTGCCGCCAATTTCTTCCTCGATTTCTGCCTCTTCTGCCTCTGCTTGATCTTCATCTGATACTGGCTCTTCAGTCCCATCATTTCCCCCTTTTATTTTCTCGCGGTATGCGCAAAATACACTACTCCCAATAATAAGAAAACGGCGTTGGGCAGCGACACGCCGGCAAACGCCGGGACCGTCCCGCGCAGGGCAAGCGCTATCCCTCCGAGGAACATCCCCCAGTATACCGTAAATATCACAAGGCTGATGCCGAAGCCTATCGATTTTTCGCTGCGGTGCGCCCTTATACCCAGCGGTATCCCGACGAGTACGAGGACGAACGACGCCACCGACATATTGACCTTTTTATATATCTCCACCCAGAGGGGCGTCGGGTCTATCCCCTGCGACACGGAACGCCTTATCTCCGCCTTAAGCTCCTTTATGGTCATCTCCCTCGTCTTCTTATTGACCTTCTCTTTCTTGATTATCTTCGATAGGTCGAGCGTCATATTGTACGTCTTGAAATTCAATTTATAGAAGCTGTCCGGTTCCGTAGGCGACGGCTCTTCGCTCGTCCCGTTGAAGAGCCTCAGTTCCACCAGGTTCTTGTCCGGCATGGTATTGACTTCCCCGGATTCCGCGACGATCGTGCGCGTCGCCTTCCCCTCCTGGGGCTGGTAGACCCTGATATTTTTCAGTATATTGCCTTTTACTTCGTGGATGAATATGACGTAATTCCCGAAGCCCCTTATGAAAGTGCCCGCCTCCAGGTAAGCGGTGGGGCTGCGCATCCCTATGTCCCTTACGACCCTCCTCGACGCGAAACTGGCTTCGGGCGACACCTGGTCGTTCATAAAGAAAGCGGTAAAACTGAATATCACGCCAAGAAGCAGCACGGGGACCGATATCCTGTACAGGCCGACCCCGCTCGCCTTCATCGCCGTAAGCTCGCCGTCGCTTGAGAACCTCCCGAACGTCAGTATGACGCCGGTGAGCGTGGCTATCGGCAGGGTGAAACTTAAAAGCCACGGTATAAGGTATAAAAATAATTTCAGGACGGAGAACATATCCACGCCCTTATTTATGACGAGGTCGGCGAGCTGTATGATATTACCGACGAGGAGAACGAACGTGAATACGACGATCGACATGAAGAAGGAGTGAAAGAACTCTTTTAATATGTAGTCTCTTAATATGCGCATTGTCGGGATCTGTCAGTAGAGAACGTCTTTAACAAAATAGAGGAGCTCTTTCCACATATAGTATGTCAGGAACTCCCAGAGAGGCGGGAATATCTTTCGCACCTCGTAATCCACGTAATCGCCGTATACCCTGACGACCACATAATGCAGGAACCCGCCGTCCGATTCCGGCACCTGGATGAACATCCCGCCGCCGCCGGACGTTATATATGTGACCCCGCCGTACCGGCCTTCTTTGAACATATGTTCGTGGCCCGACAATACCATATCGACCTTATACTTTTCACAGAGTTTCATGAACTTATAGGACCACGGGCTCAATTCCGGCCTGTACCACGATTGCTGATACGGGGAGAGCGGCGCTTTATGCAGCATCACGAACCTGTGAGCGTACGCCTGGGACCTCTCCAGCTCCTTCTCGAGCCACGCGAACTTCTCCTCATCGATATCGCCGGATATGTTATCCGCGATGATAAAATACGAATTCCTGTCGGCAAAGGCCATTTCATACTTCCCGATATATTTTTCAAAGAACTTTATGCCGCCCCTATCGTCGTCGTGGTTGCCTATAGCGCTCACAACGGGCCATTTTATCAGGGAGCGTATCTTGTTATACGTCTTATAGTCCCATTCGGATCCCCTTAAAGTAACGTCGCCTAAAATGGCGACAAAATCTATCGGGAGTTTCTTGAACCTGTCTTCTCTGTTAATATGGCGAGCGAGTTTTAGAGTGGCGCTGTCATTGTATATGAGCCCCGCGTGGTTATCTCCGAGTACTATGAACTGGAAATTATTCCCGTCGTTTCCGGCCAACCGGCTGACTGCCCGGTCGTTCGTATACGGCTCGGGATCCTTCGTCATATATAGCGAGGCCACAGGAATGAGCGAATATATCGCCGCCGCCAGGACCAGCACGATCAATATTTTAACAAATTTCTTCATCTTAACTCTCCGTCGGATAATATGTTACAACTTTACTGGCGATATGTCAATAGGAGATATGGGGATGAAAAGAATAAGATGTATAAGAGAAGGGAAACGTTTTTCCTTATTGAAATTTTCGCAGGAGCTGGCGTCCTTTTAGCGATAGTCCCTCGTAGTCTCGGTCTAACTATGGCTACTCGGGATCATTTTTTGCCCTGACGAAATCTACAGGCAAAAAATGGCGGTGTGTTCTCCGCCTTGTTCGAACATACTTCAGGGGTACCCCTGAAAAAAAAATCGTCATTGCGAGGCGCGAAGCGCCGAAGTAATCTAAAAGACCTTCAACCCTGCTCGGCTTCGCCACCCCGCTTTGGAGAGGTTTTCGCGCGTCCAGGATCAATTCCTGGTAAATGGCCATCATGCCAGCGTTAATCCAGCCACATATCGCAAAAATACCATACTTCGACTCGCTTCGCTCGCTCAGTATGGCCCTGAGCCTGCCGAAGGGCCATTTACTACACGCTCCAAAAAGTAAGCCGGATCAGAGATAAATCGGCCTATTCCAGAGATTATTAGTCTCGAGAGACGCTAAGCCTTGAAAGTTCGGTGAGATTGCCGCTTATCAGCGCTATCTTCTTGCTCTTAGTCCAACGCTTGATCTGAGCTTCACGCTTAAGAGCCGCAGAGTGATTGGGCTGGGGTTCCTGGTAGATAAGTTTAACAGGGGTGCGGGTTTGAGTATAATTTCCGCCTTTTTTGGCATTATGTTCTTTTATTCGTCGAGGAATATCGGTAGTAATGCCGGTGTAAAACGTAGCATCAGCGCATTGAATTATGTAGACGTGCCACATATGCTCCTCTGCTCCTCGTGTGGTGGTTCGGCGCGCTCGCCTGAAACGAGCGACAGCTCGCTTGCTCACCACCATGGTGAGCAAGGAAAAACCTCCCTACTATTTAACAGGAGAGAGGTTTTTCCGCGTCGAACCATGGTAGCCGTGGGCCGTGAGCCTACGGCAAAGTATCTCTAATTTCTACAAGTGTGTTATAGTAGCAATGCGCCGCAATATCAAGAAATTTTCGAGTTCAGAGATAATATCCCTCGGTGATTTTCGGTGTCCGAACAGACAAAACAAGCTAAATTATGTCCACTTTGTCCGGTCATTTTTGGAGTAAACTTACATAACTCTTTATAAATCAAATCGTTACAAAATGTCCACTCCGTCGAGGTGGACATTGGCCTATTCTCACTTTTTACTGCTTCATCATCTAACTTTAATTAGCAGAATCGGTGTTATGCGTGCAGAGCTTTTATAACAGCCCGTGGATTGCTCTCGGTCACTTTAAGTAAGGCAAATGCCGGGCCGCGAGGCCTTCTACGCCCTTGTTCCCAATTTTGCAGAGTATCGATACTCACGCCTATCATACGCGCAAACGATGCCTGAGAGGCACGAAGTTTAAGTCGTATATCTCTAATCATGTGGGGATTAAATTTAGTAACTCGCCCTGCCTTAAGTTTGCCGGCATGTATTTTCCTAGCCTGATCTATGCTAGTTAATAACTCTTTAAATTCTCTATTTTTCATAAGACACCTTCCTTTACGTAGTTTCTTAACACTTTCAATTGCTCATTGGTAAGGTCTTTTTGTTCTGACTTCTTATAAGGATATAAGAGATATATCTTTTGATCTCGCGCATATACATAATATATAACTCTTATTCCACCACTTTTACCCTTACCAGCAATACGCCATCTTAATTTCCTTATACCGCCTCCATGCGGTATGACTGGACCTGCCTCGGGATTAACTGCTAAACGCCACTGCATATCGGCATATTCATCATCCGAAAGTATATCAATTATCTTCTTAGTAAAAATGGGTGTTTCTATAAGCTCCATATTCCTCCTGCATATTAAGCATACGTCATTGGCGTATATTTGTCAAGCCCTGATAAGAACTTTTTTTATTTTCGTTTAATAGTGTTTATTTGTCTTTTGATGGGCAAATATAATAAATCTAGCAACAGTTTTGCCTTATCAATTATTTCATTATCATACCCTTCTTTGCCCGATCTTAGCGCTTCCTTTGGGAAGATCCATAGCTCTTTCCTTCTGGTAAGCGTATTTACGCTACTCCAATACTATGTGGCGGCCAATTTTGAAGATATTTTCTCCTTATTAAGAATGCTGCTAAAGTAGTATCGTCATTTTTAACTGCATATTTTTGATAATATTTAGCTGCATCTTCGGGATTATTAATAATTTTTTTCCATAACTCAATTTTTCTTTTCTCTTCTTCGCTGAAAGCACTCGGCGCTTGTTTATCTGATATTTCTATTAGTTTTTCTAGTGTAATATTAAACTCTATTTTTGTATGCACAAAGGAATAATCATTTTCGAGCGCATCGTCATAATTTTGTGCATTTAATGGCGCAGGGAAATGTTCCCAATATAATTTAATAACTTCGAGATGATTTTCTAATCCCCTACTAGCAGCTGCATGAATACGCGCAATCTCTTCTTTGTTATCTTTATTACCAGACCACAATTGATATAAAACATAGAAAAAGTTCTCTTCTTTGTCATATATAATATCATTTCCGCTCAAATATCGGCCATCAGCTTCGTTAAAAACATGTTGTATTGCTTTGAGTATTCCATCCTTATCAATTTCAAGCATTGTTTCGAAGGCATTTTGAAGTCTAAAATGAATATCAGAACTGCCACCTCTTTCATCATTGGCAAACGAATTGATAACGACAAATTTTGATCCGGTGTCTACGCTTGCAGAATTTAATAATGTCGTAAATAAATTAATGGCAGAGATTGCATATTCGCTATTTTTTTTGTTGTGTCGCAGGTCTTCTATCACTTCTAGAAGCTGAAAGCAAAATTGATATAACGCATCTGCCAGAACCGTTTCTCTTTGAGTTGCACTGGGCTGTAGTTTTATCGTCATATTAATAATTCTATTACATAGCGTTGTAGCAACATCTAAATTTAGTCGCACGGGTGATTTTTTAATATCGCGCAGCATATGTGAATAACTAATCAAAATCGAATTTTCTAGATTTCCTAGATCGAGTTTCATTTGTTCATGCCCTCTATATATGTTAATTAACTTCTTTTTTGTGTCCTCTGCAAATTCGCTGATAAGCGTTAAATAATCATAGAGCCTATGGGGGTCAGATAAAGTTCCATCATAATTAATCCCGCTTTCTGGGGCATCCAAGTTATTAACTCTATCAATATAGGAATGTGATATTGCCGCAACTAAATTTGCAAAATACGGATTTTTCCATTTATCATATTCTTCTTTTGGTATATCAAGAATATCCCTTATCCATTTTAATAGTTTTTCTTCTTCCTTTTCATTTTTTTCAGCAGTCATTTTTTCCAAATTTCTTCGCCCAATTTCAATAATCATATCTTTTGCATCTATCT is a window from the Candidatus Omnitrophota bacterium genome containing:
- a CDS encoding HAD family phosphatase yields the protein MKPRAVIFDMDGVIVDSMPYHFIAWYEALRPYGVRVSCFDVYEKEGEKWEKSLRFFMKRAGVRPTRRLLRDIFKVRQRVFKKYFRRYIFKDVEKILAALKKKGCLIGLVTGSSDTHVKKILPPAIRNMFDCIVAGNHVRRGKPSPEPYLKAARMLKVAPEECVVVENAPYGVESAKRAGMYCVAVSTSLPAAYLKRADLVVGELADIEKAWSSQRSRPYSRRLRH
- the trxB gene encoding thioredoxin-disulfide reductase; the encoded protein is MSEIFDVVIAGGGPAGLTAGLYASRARMKAVLLEKSGLCGGQALLTERIENFPGFPDGIGGAELSDWMAKQACRFGLEVRTAEAIAVAGNKDDKGAFSVKLAEGGELKTLSLIIATGARWNLLGIPGEKELTGRGVSYCATCDGPLFKGKDVVVVGGGDTALEDALFLTKFVNKVTIVHRRNMLRATKILQERVRENKKIELCLDSVATEITGKGKCEAVKIKDVNTGKTGELKASGVFIFIGITPNSDVVKNVVKTDEKGYVVTDDDMRTSVDGIFACGDIRKKLLRQVVTATGDGATAAFNAGHYVDRLKGVEYPGAGK
- a CDS encoding inorganic phosphate transporter, giving the protein MTFAILGLIALALLFDFLNGFHDSANSIATIVSTRVLSPRYAVIWAAFFNFVAFLFFGLHVANTIGKGIIDITIIDKGIIFGTLVGACGWNIITWYLGLPTSSSHALIGGMIGAALVKAGPGSLVWNGILKTVAFIIISPVIGLILGLGLGIVVYRLFQNSSPHKVDHIFRKGQLISAALYSMGHGGNDAQKTMGIIASLLFSAGLLGGTFHIPFWVVVLCYSAIALGTMFGGWRIVKTMGQKVAKLRPVDGFCAEGGAAITLFVSTAFGIPVSTTHTITGAIMGVGSLKRLSAVKWGIAGRIVWAWVLTIPCSAVISALAYTLAR
- a CDS encoding NUDIX hydrolase gives rise to the protein MKARKDKVVFNGRLIKLIVKRVKLPNGYVATLETIKHPGASLIVPLLSKDKVVLLRQLRPVINSYIYELPAGTIDGNETPLECAKREIVEEIGYSAGKFTLLGKIYPVPGYSTERIFIYKARRLKKAELKNEKDEVIESRVFTKSGIRKLFREGRIVDAKTIAAFAFCGWL
- a CDS encoding nitroreductase family protein; translated protein: MSSITVNKDKCGGDGKCAVVCPLQILKIDRVSRLPVMIEWGEKACIKCGHCVAVCPSGALSLADMPAASCPTLRSDWRVGPERIEPFLKGRRSIRVYKDEAVEKQTIEKLIDIASYAPSGINRQPVCWAVLYDTQKVRQMAELTIEWMRSLVKSASPLAAALHMENIIKAWDEGHDWICRGAPHLILTYSLKDDMTAPQACTIALTYMELAAASYGLGACWAGYVHMAVNMSDDARRLAGLSKRTSCFGAMLIGHSKFDYHRIPLRNKPHATWR
- a CDS encoding DUF47 family protein, which translates into the protein MGFNFLPKDYNFFDLFDKQVDCAVEAAGYFKGLASGGVIDESAINKMRELEHQGDDVAHDIIDRLDKTFITPFDREDIHYLAKEIDDIVDMLNTIVSRMKVYRISGVDKYLVKFADVIEESVRAVACAVKGMRKIKHPNFVSRACVEINRLENVGDSMRDEALGELFETSKDPIAVIKWKEIYQEAETVLDVCEDVAHVVESILVKQA
- a CDS encoding class I SAM-dependent rRNA methyltransferase → MGDKTIQLRSGRLGRIMPGHPWIFKNQVRKTDAAIKPGELVSIVDSGNKFIGVGYYNPRSEISVRILSFEKAGIDKEFFHHRIEAAYKKREPLSGVTDAYRVIFSEADALPGLIVDIYRDTAVFQVLTLGMEKFKPVIIDGLMSILKPKHLYEKSESPFRKIEGLKDIKIWHGAPGDTVIEIREGRAKFLVDIENGHKTGFYLDQRKSRLGLEGLAKGKNALDLFCYTGAFSVSAALYGAKSVRGVDIKGEWLSLAGKNAVLNGVSGNIEFIKEDAFKALKEIHASGEKFDLVIVDPPSFLKTRGSLVSASKGYKELNTLAMGALAEEGILATFSCSHSMPNETFSTILKESAAAAGKSFSILKRCHQAEDHPIVRAIPETEYLKGYFLKMQR